The Sphingobacterium bambusae genome includes a window with the following:
- a CDS encoding SusC/RagA family TonB-linked outer membrane protein, whose translation MRLFLTNSIPRKGIMLLLLTVFMGSWAIAQQSGEVVVIVQDAESKGLANATITLSNDKLQAFKRIGLSDDQGKAVFANLAADSNYCIQVTFTGLQPKQECQYIVSAGKRSSVVVQLRDPVLNDMDEVVVVGYGTQKKVNLSGAVDYVSGDVLESRPIANVAQGLQGIAPNLNIQFNSGAPGATPNINIRGITSINGGDPLILVDNVPVTTAELIRIAPQDIESFSIIKDASAAAIYGARASFGVIIITTKTGKGDAKVSYSNNFTWNTPTVMPDKITDPYVFSRLLQTSTDNTPWNNVNYSDQFYDYARQRSDDPSTPGVRINPSNPAEWEYMGDRDWTRYFLSDWNSAQTHDVSISGASDKAQYYLSGSYNRQNSPVILTDDYFDRYNLRAKVNYKLADFISIGNNTVLGSNRRLTPSRMDLPGIYNVFPTSYDKNPDGTWANTTVGRLAAEMVDGGKTDIKRMDVQSTFNTELRFFNNKFKLNADYTFQRNAMNYNAYRTQYDIGFGPDDVRKEGTSEASRQAGFSYYNVYNIFGTYAQSFNKHQVSAVLGFNQESYRYEGFNLSRQGLISETYPTVQFATGTMNVGEGIDTYALRGAFYRLNYMYDDKYIVEFNGRYDGSSRFPKDKRFGFFPSGSVAWRLDRENFLADLSELSLLKLRASYGALGNQAVGNYGYQASMAKQTSNYLIGGNQAIYIDVPYLVSPNYTWEKVNTINFGLDMALWQNKLAASFDYYSRETLGMLTLGRELPNVLGAAEPNENAADLRTNGWELTVSYQDQFNLADAPLRFNAKFLLSDSYSKIIRFDNPNNSITTYYEGMRLGEIWGLESDGFFANTDEIAALDQSSIIPWGALSIVPGWPKYVDQDGNGVIEKGYTLGDTKDLKRIGNTTPRYQFGLDLSADWKGFDVRAFFQGIGKRDYYPIDYLYWGTYQQPYGNFYGHLLDFYRAEGDSEAERARHSQSYLNLGLADQNLDAAYPVLQSWLADRNLGTRIDESQGLAIPQTNYMLNAAYLRLKNLTIGYTLPSAWTSRAKIGHIRVYLSGENIMEWSAVKRYFDPETLNENTYTNPEQSPGRVGNGLTYPFQRSFSGGVQFTF comes from the coding sequence ATGCGATTATTTTTGACAAACAGTATACCCCGAAAAGGTATCATGTTACTGCTCCTGACCGTGTTCATGGGCAGCTGGGCCATCGCCCAACAAAGCGGTGAGGTGGTGGTCATCGTGCAAGATGCCGAATCCAAGGGATTGGCCAATGCAACGATCACCCTATCCAACGACAAGCTACAGGCCTTCAAGCGCATCGGTCTCTCCGACGATCAGGGGAAAGCCGTTTTCGCCAATTTGGCGGCCGATAGCAACTACTGCATTCAGGTAACCTTCACTGGCCTACAGCCCAAGCAGGAGTGCCAATACATTGTCTCCGCTGGCAAACGCTCCAGCGTGGTGGTGCAGCTGCGTGACCCCGTGCTAAACGATATGGATGAAGTGGTTGTGGTGGGCTATGGTACACAAAAGAAAGTGAACCTGTCCGGCGCCGTCGATTACGTGAGTGGCGACGTATTGGAAAGCCGCCCCATTGCCAACGTGGCGCAGGGTTTACAAGGTATCGCGCCCAACCTGAACATTCAGTTCAATTCGGGTGCTCCCGGTGCTACGCCTAACATCAACATCCGCGGTATCACTTCCATCAACGGAGGCGATCCTTTGATTTTGGTGGACAACGTGCCGGTTACTACGGCCGAACTGATCCGTATTGCGCCGCAGGATATCGAGTCCTTCTCCATCATCAAAGATGCATCCGCAGCAGCCATCTACGGTGCTCGCGCCTCCTTTGGGGTTATCATCATTACCACCAAAACCGGCAAGGGCGATGCAAAAGTGAGCTACAGCAATAATTTCACGTGGAATACCCCCACCGTGATGCCCGATAAGATTACTGATCCATATGTGTTTTCGCGCCTGTTGCAGACCTCGACCGACAATACGCCTTGGAACAACGTCAACTACTCCGATCAGTTTTACGATTACGCTAGACAACGCTCAGATGATCCATCTACGCCCGGCGTACGCATTAACCCTAGCAATCCCGCAGAGTGGGAATACATGGGCGATCGGGACTGGACCCGCTATTTCCTATCCGATTGGAACTCTGCGCAGACACATGACGTCTCCATTTCCGGAGCAAGCGATAAGGCACAATACTACCTCAGCGGCAGCTACAACCGTCAAAACTCGCCCGTCATCTTGACCGACGACTACTTTGACCGCTACAATCTCCGCGCAAAAGTGAACTATAAGCTGGCGGATTTCATCTCCATAGGCAACAACACGGTATTGGGCAGCAACCGCCGCTTAACGCCCTCGCGTATGGACCTACCGGGCATCTACAATGTTTTCCCGACCAGCTACGATAAAAACCCCGACGGCACCTGGGCCAATACCACCGTAGGCCGCTTGGCTGCCGAGATGGTGGATGGCGGTAAAACCGACATCAAACGTATGGATGTGCAGTCTACCTTCAACACCGAGCTTCGCTTTTTCAACAACAAGTTTAAGCTGAACGCCGATTACACCTTCCAGCGCAATGCCATGAACTACAACGCCTACCGCACGCAGTACGACATTGGCTTTGGGCCAGATGATGTACGCAAGGAAGGTACCAGCGAAGCATCGCGTCAAGCAGGCTTCTCCTATTACAACGTCTATAATATTTTCGGTACCTACGCACAGTCGTTCAATAAACATCAGGTATCGGCCGTGTTGGGTTTTAACCAAGAGAGCTACCGCTACGAAGGCTTCAACTTAAGTCGTCAGGGCTTGATCTCCGAAACATACCCTACCGTGCAATTTGCTACCGGCACCATGAACGTGGGCGAGGGCATAGACACCTATGCGCTGCGTGGTGCTTTCTACCGCTTGAACTACATGTATGACGATAAGTATATCGTGGAATTCAACGGCCGCTACGATGGTTCGTCGCGCTTCCCAAAAGATAAACGCTTTGGCTTCTTCCCTTCAGGCTCCGTGGCTTGGCGCTTAGACCGCGAAAACTTCCTTGCCGACCTGAGCGAGCTTAGCCTACTGAAGCTGCGCGCATCTTACGGTGCTCTGGGCAACCAAGCCGTAGGCAACTATGGCTACCAGGCTTCCATGGCCAAGCAAACATCCAATTACCTTATTGGCGGCAATCAAGCAATCTACATCGACGTGCCCTATTTGGTATCGCCCAACTATACTTGGGAAAAAGTCAACACCATCAACTTCGGTTTAGATATGGCGCTTTGGCAAAACAAATTGGCCGCCAGCTTCGACTACTATTCGCGCGAAACCTTGGGCATGCTGACCCTTGGACGCGAGCTACCCAATGTCTTAGGCGCGGCGGAACCCAACGAAAATGCCGCCGACCTTCGGACAAATGGCTGGGAGCTCACGGTATCCTACCAAGATCAGTTTAATCTTGCCGACGCCCCATTACGTTTCAACGCCAAGTTCCTTTTGTCGGACTCCTATTCGAAAATTATCCGTTTTGACAACCCCAACAACAGCATCACCACCTACTACGAAGGGATGCGCCTAGGCGAAATATGGGGCTTGGAAAGCGATGGCTTCTTTGCCAACACCGATGAGATTGCCGCGCTGGATCAATCGAGCATTATCCCTTGGGGAGCCTTATCTATTGTTCCGGGCTGGCCGAAATATGTAGATCAGGATGGCAATGGCGTTATCGAAAAGGGCTACACCCTTGGTGATACCAAAGACTTAAAACGCATCGGCAATACCACGCCGCGCTACCAATTTGGCTTGGATCTATCGGCCGATTGGAAAGGTTTTGATGTACGTGCTTTCTTCCAAGGTATTGGCAAGCGCGACTATTACCCTATCGACTACCTTTACTGGGGAACCTATCAACAGCCTTACGGTAATTTCTACGGTCACTTGTTGGACTTCTACCGCGCCGAAGGCGATTCCGAAGCCGAGCGTGCACGTCACTCCCAAAGCTACCTCAACCTCGGCCTCGCCGATCAAAACCTCGATGCCGCCTATCCGGTGCTGCAGTCTTGGTTGGCCGACCGCAACTTGGGTACACGCATCGACGAGTCGCAAGGTTTAGCCATTCCGCAAACCAACTACATGCTAAACGCCGCCTATCTACGCCTTAAAAACCTGACTATTGGCTACACGTTGCCTAGCGCTTGGACATCGCGCGCGAAGATTGGCCATATCCGCGTATACCTCAGCGGCGAAAACATTATGGAATGGTCGGCCGTGAAGCGCTACTTCGATCCGGAGACCTTAAACGAAAATACGTACACCAACCCCGAACAGAGCCCCGGCCGTGTGGGTAACGGACTTACCTATCCGTTTCAACGCAGTTTCTCGGGTGGCGTTCAATTTACCTTTTAA
- a CDS encoding FecR family protein, translated as MQDRKQELEKLIDRYLKGQLDAEEKRRMEQWMHELDITDEQPKTSQADKDLLKQGIDARLRPAAVEPSVKRFPRQSIAIAASLLLFVFAGSQLLKQQPSIPADAQLSRIKTLTADSPTEQSIHNNSTQDTIISLLDGTQVRLAANSSLTWKVPFEAFSRAVELEGKAFFEVAHDRRRPFSVLSGDIITTALGTSFWIEQAQAGAKPRVRLITGKVSIAELLHSGEQQLLAYLTPGQEWQEATTSKTPMIPPISTETATEDEPVVSMLFFHHKPLTEVLPALASFYKTKITFSASELEGMSFYGSYDQQDSIAQILTTICIANDLQMDWNEQKNTYTIRSIN; from the coding sequence ATGCAGGACAGAAAACAGGAATTAGAAAAGCTGATCGACAGGTATCTCAAGGGGCAGCTCGATGCGGAAGAAAAACGCCGCATGGAGCAGTGGATGCACGAGCTGGATATCACGGACGAGCAGCCCAAGACAAGCCAGGCAGACAAAGACCTGTTGAAGCAAGGCATCGATGCGCGGCTGCGCCCTGCAGCAGTGGAGCCAAGCGTCAAAAGATTCCCGCGGCAGTCCATCGCCATCGCGGCTTCCCTACTGCTGTTCGTATTTGCCGGATCGCAGCTTCTTAAACAGCAGCCCAGCATTCCGGCCGACGCCCAGCTATCGCGGATAAAAACCTTAACCGCCGATAGCCCTACCGAGCAAAGCATCCACAACAATTCCACGCAGGATACCATCATCAGCCTGCTTGATGGCACCCAAGTGCGCTTGGCGGCCAATTCCAGCTTAACCTGGAAAGTACCCTTCGAAGCCTTTAGCCGCGCGGTAGAACTGGAAGGAAAAGCCTTCTTCGAGGTGGCCCATGATCGCCGACGCCCTTTCTCTGTATTGTCGGGCGATATCATCACCACCGCGCTGGGCACCTCCTTTTGGATAGAGCAAGCTCAAGCCGGTGCCAAGCCACGCGTGCGCCTAATCACCGGAAAGGTATCCATCGCCGAGCTGCTGCATAGTGGGGAGCAACAGCTGCTAGCCTACCTTACACCGGGGCAGGAATGGCAAGAAGCTACGACCTCCAAAACACCTATGATACCGCCAATTAGCACAGAAACAGCGACCGAGGATGAACCCGTGGTTAGCATGCTGTTTTTTCACCATAAACCCTTGACCGAAGTGTTGCCGGCCTTGGCTTCTTTTTACAAGACCAAGATCACATTTTCGGCAAGCGAACTGGAAGGGATGTCTTTTTACGGCTCCTATGACCAGCAAGATAGCATAGCGCAGATTTTGACGACCATCTGCATCGCCAACGATTTGCAAATGGACTGGAACGAACAGAAAAACACATACACTATTCGTAGCATAAACTAA
- a CDS encoding RNA polymerase sigma factor — protein sequence MATSLDMIFWQRVTQGDYQAFNGIYDRYWDTLLAIALKKVGDRALAMDIVQDLFVDIWQKRHSIQIQTSLQSYLVSALYFKVFTHFRREGVQQKHIDQYHLLVDTAESGEHLASAGYEEHYETLLYAIEQSVHDMPERMKEVFQLKYYRSLNNQEIAENLGLSTQTVKNQLSKGLQQIRKHMEAERLDTSLLTLIGLCLIFH from the coding sequence ATGGCAACATCCTTGGATATGATCTTCTGGCAAAGGGTAACGCAGGGCGATTATCAGGCCTTCAATGGCATTTACGATCGTTATTGGGATACCCTGCTCGCTATTGCCCTAAAAAAAGTGGGCGATCGCGCGCTGGCGATGGACATCGTGCAAGATCTTTTTGTGGACATCTGGCAAAAAAGACACAGCATACAGATCCAAACCTCGCTTCAATCCTACCTCGTTTCTGCACTTTACTTTAAAGTATTTACCCACTTTCGTCGGGAAGGGGTGCAACAAAAGCATATCGATCAATATCATCTGCTCGTGGATACCGCCGAAAGCGGCGAACATCTCGCGTCGGCAGGCTATGAAGAACACTACGAAACCCTGCTCTACGCCATTGAGCAATCGGTGCATGATATGCCCGAGCGCATGAAAGAAGTCTTCCAGCTCAAATACTACCGCTCGCTCAACAACCAAGAGATTGCCGAAAACCTTGGCCTATCTACACAAACCGTCAAGAACCAACTGAGCAAAGGCTTGCAGCAAATACGCAAACATATGGAAGCCGAGCGGCTAGACACCTCGCTACTGACGCTTATCGGCCTCTGTTTGATCTTCCATTAA
- a CDS encoding Crp/Fnr family transcriptional regulator yields the protein MLEQFKHHINKFVRVDEEEFAQILTYFKRQQVQKKHSLLTEGQVCKTNYFVLQGILRKFFIHQKGAEQTTEFAIENWWMTETFSYLHKTPSEFSIQAVEATELLAIHQDAYDELLDKHPVMERYFRCVYQKAHAAAQMRMKFIYGHSREELYHNFRKSQPEFLQRVPQYLIASFLGVTPEYLSEIRKKNLS from the coding sequence ATGTTGGAGCAGTTTAAGCATCATATCAATAAGTTTGTGCGGGTAGACGAGGAGGAATTTGCGCAGATATTGACGTACTTCAAGAGACAGCAAGTGCAAAAGAAGCATAGCCTGCTGACGGAAGGACAGGTGTGCAAGACCAATTATTTTGTGTTGCAAGGCATCTTGCGGAAATTTTTCATCCATCAAAAAGGCGCTGAACAGACCACGGAATTTGCCATTGAAAACTGGTGGATGACGGAAACCTTCTCTTACCTGCATAAAACGCCCAGCGAGTTTTCCATACAGGCCGTAGAGGCTACGGAACTGCTTGCTATTCATCAGGATGCTTATGATGAGCTGCTGGATAAGCATCCGGTGATGGAACGCTACTTTCGCTGTGTGTACCAAAAGGCGCATGCCGCGGCGCAAATGCGCATGAAATTTATCTATGGACACTCTCGGGAGGAATTGTACCATAACTTTCGAAAAAGCCAACCGGAATTTCTGCAACGTGTTCCGCAGTATTTAATCGCTTCTTTCCTCGGCGTGACGCCGGAATACCTTAGTGAAATTCGGAAGAAAAACCTTTCTTAA
- a CDS encoding carboxymuconolactone decarboxylase family protein: protein MEKRIDISNVEPQAYKAMLGMESYLAKADLSVTLKELIKIRASQINNCAYCLDMHCKDALKYGEEPQRIFILSAWREATKFFTEEEQIVLQMTEEITLIHQQGLSAETYGKAVAVFTENQVAQIIMLIVTINAWNRIAVSTHKDIEV, encoded by the coding sequence ATGGAAAAACGAATTGACATCAGCAACGTAGAACCGCAGGCCTACAAGGCTATGCTTGGAATGGAAAGCTATTTGGCGAAAGCCGACCTATCGGTGACCCTCAAAGAGTTGATTAAGATACGTGCCTCGCAGATCAACAATTGTGCGTATTGCTTGGATATGCACTGCAAAGATGCGCTTAAATATGGGGAAGAACCTCAACGTATCTTTATCTTGAGTGCTTGGCGCGAGGCGACGAAATTCTTTACCGAGGAAGAGCAGATCGTGCTGCAAATGACCGAAGAAATCACCCTGATCCATCAGCAGGGATTAAGCGCGGAAACCTACGGGAAGGCCGTGGCGGTCTTCACTGAAAACCAAGTGGCGCAGATCATCATGCTTATCGTGACAATCAATGCTTGGAATAGAATTGCGGTAAGTACCCATAAAGATATAGAGGTTTAG
- a CDS encoding helix-turn-helix transcriptional regulator, translating into MNTLDNTTHIGRKIGRIREMRGMKQEALAIELGVSQQTVSNIEKSATIEDKLLEQVARILGVTSESIKNFSEEAVFNFFNNFHDNSANNGAIYANECSFHPIDKLVAVYEENQKLYERLLEAEKSKIIYLENLLEKK; encoded by the coding sequence ATGAATACACTCGATAATACAACACATATTGGCCGTAAAATTGGTAGGATCCGCGAAATGCGAGGCATGAAGCAAGAAGCCCTAGCGATAGAACTAGGCGTTAGCCAACAAACAGTGTCCAATATCGAAAAAAGTGCTACAATCGAAGACAAACTTTTGGAGCAGGTGGCGCGCATACTAGGTGTAACATCGGAGTCCATCAAAAATTTCAGTGAAGAGGCGGTGTTTAATTTCTTCAATAATTTCCACGATAATAGCGCCAATAATGGCGCTATCTATGCTAACGAATGTTCTTTTCATCCTATCGATAAACTTGTCGCCGTATACGAAGAAAATCAAAAACTCTACGAACGGCTACTTGAAGCGGAGAAATCCAAAATCATCTACCTAGAGAATTTGTTGGAAAAGAAGTAG
- a CDS encoding MepB family protein: MHTLDTVPLEINLLDQKIFKPSSLTLHSVTAESESQEYLAHRLKLGNDNIAFRKAKITPRKIGQFVTLWKRDATGVTCPYHISDRIDYVIILTQTPLLSGIFIFPKEALLKHTIFSDDKKNGKRGFRVYPPWDTVDNAQAQKTQLWQSAYFVDLTTDKVNIPLITRLLKKN, encoded by the coding sequence ATGCACACACTAGACACTGTACCCTTAGAAATCAATCTTTTAGACCAAAAGATTTTTAAACCCTCTTCCCTCACGTTGCATTCGGTGACAGCGGAATCGGAGAGTCAGGAATATCTTGCACATCGGTTAAAGCTCGGCAACGACAATATCGCATTTAGAAAAGCGAAGATCACACCGCGGAAGATTGGTCAATTTGTGACATTATGGAAGCGTGATGCCACAGGCGTAACTTGTCCTTACCACATCAGCGACCGTATCGATTACGTAATTATCCTTACGCAGACACCACTGCTTTCCGGAATCTTTATTTTTCCAAAAGAGGCTCTATTGAAACACACTATCTTTTCGGACGATAAAAAAAACGGAAAAAGAGGCTTTAGGGTTTATCCTCCTTGGGATACTGTTGACAACGCTCAAGCACAAAAAACACAGCTTTGGCAATCTGCTTATTTCGTTGACTTGACAACCGACAAAGTCAATATTCCGCTTATAACCCGACTTTTGAAAAAAAATTAA
- a CDS encoding MarR family winged helix-turn-helix transcriptional regulator — translation MTDDIQFHFKSPNDSPGYLLGQLTLLWQRKQKAILDPLNLTQTQFVLLAALAWLSKKSESVTQVDIANQSNADRMMVSKVLRTLEDKGFINRHQHKTDTRAKSIRLTDSGSAILQKALVDIENVDLAFFGHLRDKLPDFNSNLRQLIDDNNT, via the coding sequence ATGACGGACGACATACAATTTCATTTTAAAAGCCCCAACGATAGCCCGGGCTATCTGTTGGGACAATTGACCCTATTGTGGCAACGCAAACAAAAAGCCATTCTAGATCCGCTGAACCTAACGCAAACTCAGTTTGTATTGTTGGCCGCGTTGGCCTGGCTTTCGAAAAAAAGCGAATCTGTCACCCAAGTAGACATTGCCAACCAAAGCAATGCCGACAGGATGATGGTATCGAAAGTACTACGCACATTGGAAGACAAAGGTTTCATCAACAGACATCAACACAAAACGGACACCCGCGCAAAATCTATCCGACTGACAGACAGTGGCTCGGCCATCCTTCAAAAGGCGCTTGTAGACATTGAAAATGTCGATCTCGCCTTCTTTGGGCACCTGCGCGATAAGCTGCCCGATTTTAATAGCAACCTACGGCAATTGATCGACGATAATAATACATAG
- a CDS encoding VOC family protein translates to MKQLTFASLQVKDLEASKDFYVNQLGFEIGDTNPQACVFKYDKGQASFAIRTPLEPLDDRELGVGVALWFAVEENVDELAQQLMAKGVTTVGPIIETPFGRAFHVKDLDGYKLTFLETK, encoded by the coding sequence ATGAAACAATTGACATTTGCATCCCTACAGGTTAAAGATTTAGAGGCATCAAAAGACTTCTATGTAAACCAGCTGGGTTTTGAAATTGGCGACACAAATCCACAGGCTTGTGTATTCAAATACGACAAAGGACAAGCGAGCTTTGCTATCCGCACGCCACTGGAGCCTCTTGACGACCGAGAATTAGGCGTTGGTGTTGCACTTTGGTTTGCCGTGGAAGAAAATGTAGACGAGCTAGCGCAGCAATTGATGGCCAAAGGTGTTACAACCGTGGGGCCGATTATTGAAACTCCTTTCGGAAGAGCATTCCATGTCAAGGATCTTGATGGTTACAAATTGACTTTCTTGGAAACAAAATAA